The DNA segment GACTGGGTTATCGTCCGTTCCCAGAATGTCGCAGACAACGGCGACATTATTGCGGCCCTCATTGACGAAGAGGCAACGGTAAAGACTTTCGTCCACAACAACACCGGTATATGGCTTATGCCGCAAAATCCGGTTTTTGACCCCATCCCCGGTGAACACGCCCGCATTATGGGCAAAGTCGTTGCAGTACTCCGCAAGGTCTAGCGAGCCTACAGCGATCGACCTACCCAGATGACAGGATCAGGCGATTTATCCTGTCATCTCCTCTGAGAGTTCACCGACAGCACCTTCGTCCTCTTTAAGCTGAGCGAAGTAGTCTGCGGCAATACGGCGAGCATGGTGCGCGCCTTCAGCCTTAAGAACTTCCTGGGCCAACTCTTGGTAATGGTGCATATCCCATTTTTCGAGGACTACGCCCACCTCAGGTACTGCGTTTGGAGCCATGGAGAGAGCATCAACACCCATCCCCACGAAAACCTGCGCTAGATAGGGATCACTAGCTGACTCGCCACAAATAGAGACAGATTTACCGCACTTCTTGGCCGCTTCAATGACACTATTGATCAGCCGCAAACCTGCCGGTTGCCAGGGATCTGTAAGTTCAAAAAGGTCGGCGGAGAGACGATCCGCCGCCATAGTGTACTGAATCAAGTCGTTCGTACCAATGGAACAGAAATCGACCTCACGCATGAACATCTCAGCCATTATCGCGGTCGCCGGAACTTCCACGACAATGCCCGGAATAAGGCCGCGCTCGCGTACCATCGCCGCAAAATGCCGCGCTTCGGACACTCGTGAAATCATGGGGGCCATTACTCGCGGTGCAGTATCGTCCGACAAACCCGCCCGGCGCGCGCCCTCTGCAATTGCATCAAGTTGGCGAATGAGAAGATCCTCATTCTGCAGTCCAATGCGCACTCCCCTCATTCCTAGGGCTGGATTCTCCTCCCGCCCTGTATGCGCAAACTTCAGAGGTTTGTCAGACCCAGAATCCAAGGTGCGAATGGTCACCCTATTTCCGAATGCACGAAAAACCTTTTCGTAGATACTGGCCTGCTCGTCGACACTAGGTTCAACACTCCGGTTGATAAAACAGAGCTCGGTGCGGAAGAGACCCACTCCGTCCACCATGGTATGGCGAGCTTCGTCGATAGTATTCTCATCTTGCACGTTTGCTAGCAGTGAAACCGGCACTTTATCGCGAGTCTGTGCAGGACCCGACCATGTTTCTACCTGTTCGCGATGACGCTCATCTGAAGCGAGACGCTGGGCAACGACGGAGGTGGGGGGATTAGCAATCACCAAACCACGCACACCATCCAGCAGCGCACTCGTCCCCTCTGACAAGACAGTTAGATCCATCACACCAGTGACGTATGGGATACCCAACTGACGAGCGACAATAGCGATATGCCCAGTAAGACCGCCACGAATCGTGGCAATTGCACCAATTGAATTCGGATCGATTGCCGCAATATCAGCAGGTGCAAGTTCATCTGCGACGAGAATAGAAGAGGGGGTCAATTTG comes from the Lawsonella clevelandensis genome and includes:
- a CDS encoding phosphoenolpyruvate--protein phosphotransferase, which produces MKVYMNNAGPTNGQSRALQGIAVVPGVVNGSVAWFRHGPELPRRGYRVKVADRPAELERFHDALDDVATGLREQADRLTGVTADVIRSSVYLVTDRGWVGPAERDITAGMTAETATGHQIGRFIELLERRGGFAAERTADLRDIRDRIARRLQGIDEPSLPKLTPSSILVADELAPADIAAIDPNSIGAIATIRGGLTGHIAIVARQLGIPYVTGVMDLTVLSEGTSALLDGVRGLVIANPPTSVVAQRLASDERHREQVETWSGPAQTRDKVPVSLLANVQDENTIDEARHTMVDGVGLFRTELCFINRSVEPSVDEQASIYEKVFRAFGNRVTIRTLDSGSDKPLKFAHTGREENPALGMRGVRIGLQNEDLLIRQLDAIAEGARRAGLSDDTAPRVMAPMISRVSEARHFAAMVRERGLIPGIVVEVPATAIMAEMFMREVDFCSIGTNDLIQYTMAADRLSADLFELTDPWQPAGLRLINSVIEAAKKCGKSVSICGESASDPYLAQVFVGMGVDALSMAPNAVPEVGVVLEKWDMHHYQELAQEVLKAEGAHHARRIAADYFAQLKEDEGAVGELSEEMTG